A single region of the Paludibacter jiangxiensis genome encodes:
- a CDS encoding ABC transporter ATP-binding protein translates to MNKFLQILIRFIPPYKKYVVGSIGSNFLSALFTLFSFGAIIPILQILFGIESATYSYKEWSFSNSMSEIGSALKNNVFWYISDTIQRQGAITTLAFLGLFLIIATMLKTGFSFLASYYTVPIRTGVLRDLRRDIYAKILSLPIGFFSEERKGDIMSRMTGDVGEIENSVISSLDMIFKNPILILVYVVTLFSLSWELTLFVMVLLPISGYFIGMVGKKLKTRSLVGQQQLGQLLSQIEETLGGLRIIKAFNAENKVKARFAQINEALRHTNLRINSRYLLAHPMSEFLGTVVIAILLWFGGMLILTHHSNITAPTFIYYLVVFYSIINPAKDLSKAVYSIQKGLASLERVDKILKAENTMKEATEPKKLDAFRDKIEYKNVWFKYKNDWVLQEINVTVEKGKTVALVGQSGSGKSTFVDLLPRFYDVDKGDILIDGINIKDTSLHNLRALMGNVNQEAILFNDTFFNNITFGVENATMEQVIEAARIANAHEFIMATEKGYDTNIGDRGGRLSGGQRQRVSIARAILKNPPILILDEATSALDTESERLVQDAIENLMKNRTSIVIAHRLSTIKRADEICVMHEGRIVERGKHDDLIALDGYYKKLCDMQSF, encoded by the coding sequence ACAAGGAATGGAGTTTTAGTAATTCCATGAGCGAAATAGGATCAGCGCTGAAGAATAACGTTTTTTGGTATATCTCGGATACAATTCAGAGACAGGGAGCTATTACTACACTTGCTTTTCTGGGCTTGTTCTTAATCATCGCAACGATGCTGAAGACTGGTTTTTCGTTTTTGGCAAGTTACTATACGGTGCCTATTCGGACAGGGGTTTTGCGTGATTTACGCCGCGATATTTATGCCAAGATTCTGAGTTTGCCCATCGGTTTCTTTTCCGAAGAACGCAAAGGAGATATTATGTCGCGTATGACAGGTGACGTGGGCGAAATCGAGAATTCGGTTATCAGCTCGCTCGACATGATATTTAAGAATCCTATTCTGATTCTCGTCTATGTTGTTACTCTGTTTTCTCTCAGCTGGGAGTTAACCCTTTTTGTAATGGTGCTGTTGCCTATTAGTGGTTATTTTATTGGGATGGTTGGAAAGAAATTGAAGACCAGATCGCTGGTAGGACAACAACAATTGGGGCAGCTGCTGTCGCAAATAGAAGAAACTCTTGGTGGTCTGCGTATTATCAAAGCGTTCAATGCTGAAAATAAGGTGAAAGCACGGTTTGCTCAGATCAACGAAGCGTTGCGGCATACCAACCTTCGTATCAACAGTCGCTATTTATTGGCACACCCCATGAGCGAATTTTTGGGAACTGTAGTGATTGCCATCCTCCTTTGGTTCGGTGGTATGTTGATCTTAACGCATCACAGCAATATTACGGCACCTACTTTTATTTACTATTTGGTTGTTTTTTATAGCATTATCAATCCGGCAAAAGATCTTTCGAAAGCGGTTTATAGTATTCAAAAGGGACTTGCATCGCTGGAGCGTGTGGATAAAATCCTCAAAGCTGAAAACACGATGAAGGAAGCAACCGAACCTAAGAAGCTGGATGCATTTCGAGATAAGATCGAGTATAAAAATGTATGGTTTAAGTATAAAAACGACTGGGTTCTTCAGGAGATTAATGTTACTGTAGAAAAAGGAAAAACTGTAGCATTGGTTGGGCAGTCGGGTTCCGGTAAATCTACTTTCGTCGACCTTTTGCCCCGTTTTTATGATGTGGATAAGGGCGATATCCTTATTGACGGAATAAACATTAAAGATACCAGTTTGCATAACCTGCGGGCTCTGATGGGTAATGTTAATCAGGAAGCTATTCTGTTTAACGATACTTTCTTCAACAACATTACGTTCGGTGTGGAGAATGCCACCATGGAGCAGGTGATAGAAGCGGCCAGAATTGCCAATGCGCATGAATTTATTATGGCTACAGAAAAAGGCTATGATACCAACATTGGCGATCGGGGAGGCCGGCTTTCCGGAGGACAGCGTCAGCGGGTGAGTATCGCCCGCGCGATTTTGAAAAACCCACCCATTCTCATTTTGGATGAAGCGACTTCAGCGTTAGATACCGAATCGGAACGCCTGGTGCAGGATGCCATCGAGAACCTGATGAAGAACCGTACCTCCATCGTGATTGCTCACCGCTTGTCAACTATCAAACGAGCCGACGAAATTTGCGTGATGCACGAGGGGCGCATCGTAGAGCGTGGAAAGCACGATGATCTGATTGCCCTCGACGGTTATTACAAGAAACTTTGCGACATGCAGTCGTTCTAA